Proteins encoded within one genomic window of Nonomuraea gerenzanensis:
- a CDS encoding alpha/beta fold hydrolase, with the protein MTTTTTRRRVGIAGALVGAASAGVAAAALAKRYAVGRIRLRPDTEASEPFGELRGRERTLVTSDGYALHVEIDGPEDAPLTVVLCHGYCLNLESWHYQRKDLRENYRLVLWDQRSHGRSQRAEADDCTIDRLGADLAQVIEEFVPGPCVLVGHSMGGMTMMALADRHPELFGDKIRAVALISTSAGKLAELTLGLPAMFSKVVHKVAPGTVSMLGKRGTWVDRTRHAGSDIAFLITRLIGFGDSRNVSPTVVDFAESMIRATPTEVVANFYPALMNHDKLSALHVLDPVPTAILVGDRDWLTPPDHSKAIAAALPQAQLTEVPETSHLIQLERPGIVNDTLRDLLKRVEI; encoded by the coding sequence ATGACGACGACGACAACACGGCGCAGGGTCGGGATCGCCGGCGCGCTCGTCGGTGCGGCTTCCGCCGGTGTCGCGGCGGCGGCACTGGCCAAGCGCTACGCGGTCGGCCGGATCAGGCTGCGCCCCGACACCGAGGCGAGCGAGCCGTTCGGCGAGCTGCGGGGCAGGGAGCGCACGCTCGTCACCTCCGACGGCTACGCGCTGCACGTCGAGATCGACGGCCCCGAGGACGCGCCGCTGACCGTCGTGCTCTGCCACGGCTACTGCCTCAACCTGGAGTCGTGGCACTACCAGCGCAAGGACCTGCGGGAGAACTACCGGCTCGTGCTGTGGGATCAGCGCTCCCACGGCCGCTCCCAGCGGGCCGAGGCCGACGACTGCACGATCGACCGGCTGGGCGCCGACCTGGCCCAGGTGATCGAGGAGTTCGTGCCGGGCCCGTGCGTGCTGGTCGGCCACTCCATGGGCGGCATGACCATGATGGCGCTGGCCGACCGCCACCCCGAGCTGTTCGGCGACAAGATCCGCGCGGTGGCGCTCATCTCCACCTCGGCGGGCAAGCTGGCCGAGCTGACACTGGGCCTGCCGGCGATGTTCTCCAAGGTCGTGCACAAGGTGGCGCCCGGCACGGTGTCGATGCTGGGCAAGCGCGGCACCTGGGTCGACCGCACCCGCCACGCGGGCAGCGACATCGCCTTCCTGATCACCCGCCTCATCGGCTTCGGCGACTCCCGGAACGTCAGCCCCACCGTGGTCGACTTCGCCGAGTCGATGATCAGAGCGACCCCGACCGAGGTGGTCGCCAACTTCTACCCGGCTCTGATGAACCACGACAAGCTCTCCGCCCTCCACGTGCTCGACCCGGTGCCCACCGCGATCCTCGTCGGCGACCGCGACTGGCTGACGCCGCCCGACCACAGCAAGGCCATCGCCGCCGCGCTGCCGCAGGCGCAGCTGACCGAGGTGCCGGAGACCTCGCACCTGATCCAGCTGGAGCGGCCGGGGATCGTCAACGACACGCTGCGCGACCTGCTGAAGAGGGTGGAGATCTAG
- the tsaE gene encoding tRNA (adenosine(37)-N6)-threonylcarbamoyltransferase complex ATPase subunit type 1 TsaE translates to MRLATPDDMRAYGARLAAHLRPGDLLVLSGPLGAGKTTLVQGIAEGLKVRGPITSPTFVIARVHPSLRQGPPLVHVDAYRLGGDLEVDDLDLDASLEESVTVVEWGEGLVEGLADDRLEIHIDREAGDEARLVTLRGVGSRWADTPSDPLQD, encoded by the coding sequence GTGCGGCTCGCCACTCCCGACGACATGCGGGCCTACGGCGCCCGCCTGGCCGCCCACCTGCGCCCCGGCGACCTGCTGGTGCTGTCGGGCCCGCTCGGGGCCGGCAAGACCACGCTGGTGCAGGGCATCGCCGAAGGGCTCAAGGTACGCGGCCCGATCACCTCGCCGACGTTCGTGATCGCCAGGGTGCACCCCTCGCTGCGCCAGGGGCCGCCGCTCGTGCACGTGGACGCGTACCGGCTCGGCGGCGACCTGGAGGTCGACGACCTCGATCTCGACGCCTCGCTGGAGGAGTCGGTCACCGTCGTCGAGTGGGGCGAGGGGCTGGTCGAGGGGCTGGCCGACGACCGGCTGGAGATCCACATCGACCGCGAGGCAGGCGACGAGGCCAGGCTCGTGACGCTGCGCGGGGTGGGCTCCAGGTGGGCCGACACGCCGTCTGATCCGCTACAAGACTGA
- a CDS encoding class F sortase yields MARPGRVVLAGAITGLVLVAFGRGMQTGTTTTPAADVVPKSIDIPSIDVEAPLMKLDLQKNGEVELPPYEKPKVAGWYTGSAVPGEKGASVIIGHVDTKTAPAVFYKLRQLRKGETVKVERSDGKVVEFKVDSIEQVHKDSFPAQRVYVEDGLKLVTCGGKFDYAKGEYLDNVIVYASQV; encoded by the coding sequence GTGGCCCGCCCAGGACGGGTGGTGCTCGCCGGGGCCATCACCGGGCTGGTGCTGGTCGCGTTCGGCAGAGGCATGCAGACCGGCACCACCACGACGCCCGCCGCCGACGTCGTGCCCAAGAGCATCGACATCCCCTCGATCGACGTCGAGGCACCGCTGATGAAGCTCGACCTGCAGAAGAACGGCGAGGTCGAGCTGCCGCCGTACGAGAAGCCCAAGGTGGCCGGCTGGTACACCGGCAGTGCCGTGCCCGGCGAGAAGGGCGCCTCGGTGATCATCGGCCACGTCGACACCAAGACCGCGCCCGCCGTGTTCTACAAGCTCAGGCAGTTACGCAAGGGCGAGACCGTCAAGGTGGAGCGCAGCGACGGCAAGGTCGTGGAGTTCAAGGTCGACTCGATCGAGCAGGTGCACAAGGACAGCTTCCCCGCCCAGCGCGTCTACGTGGAGGACGGGCTCAAGCTGGTGACGTGCGGCGGCAAGTTCGACTACGCCAAGGGCGAGTACCTTGACAACGTCATCGTGTACGCCTCCCAGGTCTGA
- a CDS encoding aminoglycoside phosphotransferase family protein, translated as MSDTASPPAAGSRVPWHEVHPKVRAAVEEFLGDPVAEAVTQDGGFSPAAAVRLRTRSGRRAFVKAVGPEPNRESVRIYRSELRIAAALPESVPAPRLLTGFELDGWVALVFEDVEGRHPAMPWRRDELDRVLAAVAELSAALTPAPVDAPAIEEVFGDSFQGWRRLIEEDTGGLDPWILRHLAELAELESGWAAAAAGDSLVHADLRADNILLTDERVYVVDWPWACKGAVWFDRVGLLPSVGMQGGPAPHELFTDDDPGVTAVVAAMTGYFVRQSRRPAPPGLPTLRAFQGAQGVVALDWLKRRTGWA; from the coding sequence ATGAGCGACACCGCGAGCCCACCGGCCGCCGGCAGCCGGGTGCCCTGGCACGAGGTCCATCCGAAGGTGCGCGCCGCGGTCGAGGAGTTCCTCGGCGACCCCGTGGCCGAGGCCGTCACCCAGGACGGCGGCTTCTCTCCGGCCGCCGCCGTGCGCCTGCGCACGCGCAGCGGCAGGCGCGCCTTCGTCAAGGCGGTCGGCCCCGAGCCGAACCGCGAGAGCGTGCGCATCTACCGGTCCGAGCTGAGGATCGCCGCCGCGCTGCCCGAGTCCGTGCCCGCCCCCAGGCTGCTGACCGGCTTCGAGCTGGACGGCTGGGTGGCGCTGGTCTTCGAGGACGTCGAGGGCCGGCATCCGGCGATGCCCTGGCGGCGCGACGAGCTCGACCGGGTGCTCGCGGCGGTGGCGGAGCTGTCGGCGGCGCTCACCCCCGCCCCCGTCGACGCGCCGGCCATCGAGGAGGTGTTCGGCGACTCGTTCCAGGGCTGGCGCAGGCTGATCGAGGAGGACACCGGCGGGCTCGACCCGTGGATCCTGCGCCACCTCGCGGAGCTGGCAGAGCTGGAGTCGGGCTGGGCAGCGGCGGCGGCGGGCGACAGCCTGGTCCACGCCGACCTGCGGGCCGACAACATCCTGCTGACCGACGAGCGCGTCTACGTCGTCGACTGGCCATGGGCGTGCAAGGGGGCGGTCTGGTTCGACCGGGTCGGCCTGCTGCCGTCCGTCGGGATGCAGGGCGGGCCCGCGCCGCACGAGCTGTTCACCGACGACGATCCCGGCGTGACGGCGGTGGTCGCGGCCATGACCGGCTACTTCGTCCGGCAGTCCCGCCGGCCGGCGCCGCCGGGGCTGCCCACGCTCAGGGCGTTCCAGGGGGCGCAGGGCGTGGTGGCGCTCGACTGGCTGAAGCGGCGTACCGGCTGGGCCTGA
- the tsaB gene encoding tRNA (adenosine(37)-N6)-threonylcarbamoyltransferase complex dimerization subunit type 1 TsaB has translation MLVLAFDTATPAVTAALHDGERVLAESTTIDARRHGELLVPTVEVVLREAGVPLRAVTAIVAGSGPGPYTGLRVGLMTAQGLSTTLGVPAYGICTLDAVAYAAGLSEPFVAATDARRKEVFWARYTDHRTRADGPFVDRPADVPVAGLPVVGAGAQLYSDLLGGGRDLPLYPYAGALAALAAERLAAGVQLDPPRPIYLRRPDAVVPGAPKRVTA, from the coding sequence GTGCTGGTCCTGGCCTTTGATACCGCGACGCCCGCCGTCACCGCCGCGCTCCACGACGGGGAGCGCGTGCTCGCCGAGTCGACCACGATCGACGCCCGGCGCCACGGTGAGCTGCTCGTGCCCACCGTCGAGGTCGTGCTGCGCGAGGCCGGCGTGCCGCTGCGCGCGGTGACGGCCATCGTGGCGGGCAGCGGCCCCGGCCCCTACACGGGGTTGCGCGTCGGGCTGATGACCGCGCAGGGGCTGTCCACGACGCTGGGCGTGCCGGCGTACGGCATCTGCACGCTCGACGCCGTCGCCTACGCCGCCGGGCTGTCCGAGCCCTTCGTCGCGGCCACCGACGCGCGCCGCAAGGAGGTCTTCTGGGCGCGGTACACCGATCACCGCACCCGCGCCGACGGGCCCTTCGTGGACCGCCCCGCCGACGTGCCCGTGGCGGGGCTGCCGGTCGTGGGCGCGGGCGCGCAGCTCTACTCCGACCTTCTGGGCGGCGGCCGCGACCTGCCGCTCTACCCGTACGCGGGCGCGCTGGCCGCGCTGGCGGCCGAGCGGCTCGCCGCAGGCGTCCAGCTCGACCCGCCCCGCCCGATCTACCTGCGCAGGCCCGACGCGGTGGTGCCGGGCGCGCCCAAGAGGGTGACGGCGTGA
- the rimI gene encoding ribosomal protein S18-alanine N-acetyltransferase has translation MTEADLPAVMAIERATFPLDAWSEGMMRGELAEMPRTRHYVVVLVDDEIVAYAGLAAAGDQADVQTIAVLDKHQGTGLGGAMLTELLAEAARRGAREIFLEVRADNPRAQAVYRHFGFEEIGTRRRYYDDGTDAIMMRRKLGD, from the coding sequence ATGACCGAGGCCGATCTGCCCGCGGTCATGGCGATCGAGCGGGCCACGTTCCCGCTCGACGCGTGGAGCGAGGGCATGATGCGCGGCGAGCTGGCCGAGATGCCGCGCACCCGCCACTACGTGGTCGTCCTGGTCGACGACGAGATCGTGGCCTACGCCGGGCTGGCCGCCGCGGGCGACCAGGCCGACGTGCAGACCATCGCGGTGCTCGACAAGCACCAGGGCACCGGGCTCGGCGGCGCGATGCTGACCGAGCTGCTGGCCGAGGCGGCCCGCAGGGGCGCGCGGGAGATCTTCCTGGAGGTGCGCGCCGACAACCCGCGCGCGCAGGCGGTCTACCGGCATTTCGGGTTCGAGGAGATCGGCACCCGCCGCCGCTACTACGACGACGGCACCGACGCGATCATGATGAGAAGGAAGCTAGGTGACTGA